The genomic segment CCGCCGGCCGCTCGTACCAAGATCAGAATTGGTGGGGCAAAGGGTAACCCGCTTCCCGCGACACCGCCCGTCGAGCCGTCCAACGCCGAGCGCGCCCCGTCCACATGGTGGACGGGGCGCGGGTTCCGAGATGACTGACGGATCAGTCCAAGCGGGCTGGTGAGCTGGTGGGCCAGACGAATTCGGCGACCGACCCGCCGGTGACCGAGATCGCCCCGGCGGACGTGTGGTCGTCCCACCAAACGGTATACACACCCGCCTCCAGGTCCGGGTAGACGGCACTGTGGAACACCCCGTCCCGGACGTGCCGCTCACGTACGGCGGAGTGGGTCCGCGGACCGTCGAGGTCCACCCGACTGATCTCGATCTCCCGGCCGTGCAGGTCCCGCCCGGTGTGGATGATCAGCGCGCCCCGATCGCCGCCGAGATCGAGCACGACGCTTCCGACCTCCGACGGGCCGAGATCGTGATGGTGTGACATCAGCCGCCTCCCGTCAGGACTTCTTCGCCTGCGGGTTGCCGAACCCGTCGTACGGCGTGCCGAGGAACGGGAAGTCGGCCAGAAACGGCGCGGTGACGTCGGCCGCGCTCAGGCCGGGCGTCACCGCCGCGGCGGCGGCGTCCGGGCGGAACGTCTTGTCGACGAGCGGCACGGTCAGCCCGGCGATGGCGCGCAGCGCGATGGTCACCACGTCGTCGGCGGGACGGCGGCCGTTGGGGAAACCGGCCAGGTCGCCGCCGAGCACGCCGAACCGGTCCGGCGTGCGGCTGGGCCGGATCGCCGTGTTCAGCCGCAACATGTCCGCCTGCACGTCGCCCGTGGTGTTGGCGAAGCCGTCGATCAGTCCGGCCGGGACGCCGGTGAGCAGGATCGCCACCAGGTCGGCGCGCGGCTTCTTGGACTTGTTGAGCGCGTCCAGATTGGGGAACACACCCGGGTAGAGCGCCGGCAGCAGCGCGGCCAGCTCGGGCCGCTCGACGAACCCGGCGAACCGCTTGTCCTCCGACGGCGGCAGCGTGTTCCAGACATCCTTCTTGGACATCGGCACGATGACCTCGTTGAACAACGGGTTACCGAGCCGCGACACCTGCGTGAACGGGCCGGCCGCGGTGTCCGCGGAGACCCGGTCGCCGAGCACCCGGACCTGCTGGCGGGACGCGCTCGTCCACACCCCGATGGTCGAGGCGCG from the Micromonospora sp. WMMA1947 genome contains:
- a CDS encoding phospholipase: MSHHHDLGPSEVGSVVLDLGGDRGALIIHTGRDLHGREIEISRVDLDGPRTHSAVRERHVRDGVFHSAVYPDLEAGVYTVWWDDHTSAGAISVTGGSVAEFVWPTSSPARLD